The genome window CACGAAGCGGCCAAGATGGTCCGCGCAATCGAAATGGAGGCCAAGGAAACCGCGGCCAAGAAGGCCAAGGAAGTCCTTTCCCTGGCCCTGCAGCGCTATTCCGGCGACTACGCCTCCGAGCAGACCGTCACGGCCGTGACCCTGCCTTCCGAAGACATGAAGGGCCGCATCATCGGCCGCGAGGGCCGCAACATCCGCGCCCTGGAAGCCGCCACAGGTGTGGACCTGATCATCGACGACACCCCGGAAACCGTGGTCCTTTCCGCGTTCAGCCCGCTCAAGCGTGAAATCGCCAAGCAGGCCCTGGAACGCCTCATCCATGACGGCCGCATCCATCCCGCACGCATCGAGGACATCGTCCGGAAGGTGGAGCAGGAGATGGACGTCAAGCTGCGTGAGATCGGCGAGCAGGCCACCTTCGACGTGGGCGTGCACGGCATCCATCCCGAGGTTGTCCGGCTGCTGGGGCAGCTTCACTATCGCACCAGCTTTTCCCAGAACGTGCTTCAGCACAGCATGGAAGTGGCCTTTCTCTGTGGAATCATGGCCGCCGAGCTCGGCCTGGACGAGAAGGAAGCCAAGCGCGCCGGCCTGCTGCACGACATCGGCAAGGCCGTGGACCACGAGATCGAGGGCCCGCACGCCATCATCGGCTCGGATCTGGCCAAGAAGCACGGGGAGCACAAGGACGTGGTGCACGCCATTGCCGCGCACCACGAGGACGTGCCACCCCAGTCCATCCTGGCCAACCTGGTGCAGGCTGCGGACAGCCTGTCCGGAGCACGGCCCGGCGCCCGCAAGGAACTGCTGGAAAACTACGTGAAGCGCCTCGAGGAGCTGGAAGGCCTGGCCACCGGGTTCAGCGGCGTTTCCAAGGCCTACGCCATCCAGGCGGGCCGCGAGATCCGCGTCATGGTCGATGCCGACAAGGTCAACGACGAGAGTACCTTCCTGCTCTGCAAGGACATCTCGCAGAAGATCGAGAACAACATGACCTATCCCGGCCAGATCCGGGTCACGGTCATTCGTGAAAAACGCGCGGTCGGGTACGCCAAGTAGCCTTTCGCGTCTGGCGATGACAAAGGGGCCCGGTTCGCATTTGCGCGCCGGGCCCTTTTTCGTGGGGCATTATTATAATGCCGCGTCTTGTATAATCCCTTTGAAGTTTGGTGCCGCATGGGGCAATATGGTGCAGAATCAAAGGAATGGACTGGCGTATGGCAGGAAGGATCTATGGACAAGGATAGGCGGGCAGGCATGGTGGACCCCACGGTTGCGGCGGGCAAGATCGCCGAGGCGGCGCGGGCGTCCAGGAGCATGTGCATGTTCAAGACCGAGATGGGCGACAGCGAATTCGAACGGTTCAGCAAGCTCATTCACTCGGAGTTCGGCATCAAGATGCCGCCGAGCAAGAAGGTGCTGCTCCAGTCCCGGTTCCAGAAGCGGCTGCGGGCCCTGGGGCTGCAATCCTACCAGGAGTATTGCGAGTACGTGTTCAGCCCCGAGGGCCAGGACAAGGAACGCCAGCACCTGGTGGACGTGGTCACCACCAACACCACCCACTTTTTCCGCGAACCCAAGCACTATGATATTTTGAATGAGATGGTCCTGCCGGCCGTCTGGAAGCGCCATGGCACGGGCAAGGAGATTCTGGTCTGGAGCGCGGGTTGTTCCAGCGGCGAGGAGCCGTACACCCTGGCCATGGTCCTGAGCGAATTTGCGGACCGTTGCCAGGGGTTCCGTTTCTCCATCCTGGCCACGGACATTTCCCGGGAGATACTGCAGAAGGCCATGCGCGCCGTCTATGCCCTGGAAAAGGCCGACGAGATTCCGCAGGAGATGAAGAAAAAGTATGTGCTCAAGAGCAAGAACCCGGAAAAGCGGCTGATCAAGATGGACAAGCTCATCCGTAACAGGATCCGGTTCAGCCAGCTCAACTTCATGGAGAATTTCCGGCTCCAGACCCCGCAGGACATCATTTTCTGCCGCAACGTGGTCATCTACTTCGACCGGGCCACCCAGGAGGTCCTGTTCAGCAAGTTCTGTGACAACTTGAATCCCGGCGGGTATTTGTTTATTGGTCATTCCGAGAGTCTTTCCGGCATGAAACTGCCCCTGCGCCAACTGGCGCCCACCGTGTTCCAGAGAATCTAAGGCATCCAGGACACCATCGAACATGCGGCCCGAGGCCGCCAAGGGAACCCAGGCATGAGAATCCTTTTTTTGGGCGATGTGGTCGGCCGTCCGGGCCGCAGCGCTCTGAAGCGCAACCTTGCGGCCATCCGCAGCGAACAATCCATAGACCTGGTGCTGGCCAACGGGGAAAACGCCTCGGGCGGCATCGGGCTTTCCTCCAAGTCGGCCAAGGAGCTGTTTTCCGCTGGGGTGGATTTCCTGACCACGGGCAACCACATCTGGAAATTCAAGGACATGTACGCGTTTCTGGACAAGGAGGAACGCATCGTCCGCCCGGCAAACTATCCGGCGGGTGCTCCGGGCCGTGGCTGGGCCCTGTTCGCGCCCGAGGGTTTTCCGGAGATGGCGGTGATCAATCTCATGGGCCGGACCTACATGCAGGCCTTGGACTGCCCCTTTGCGGCCGTGGAGCGCATCCTAGAGGAGATTCCCGAGTCCGTGAGGGTCCGCATCGTGGATTTTCACGCCGAGGCCACCAGCGAAAAGCAGGCCCTGGCCTGGATGCTGGACGGCCGCGTTTCCGCCGTGCTGGGCACCCATACCCACGTGCAGACCAACGATGCCCGGGTGCTGCCGCAGGGCACGGCCTATCTCACGGACCTGGGCATGTGCGGGCCGCTCGATTCCTGCCTGGGCATGGATCCGGAATCCATCATAAAACGCTTTACGGGCGGGCTTCCCCAGCGTTTTCATGTGGCGGACGGACCAACCATTTTACAAGGCGCGATTTTTGACTTAGAGGAATCCTCCGGGGCAGCAAATTCCATTTCCGTTTGGCACATGCACATTGGCTGAAATCGACACGAGGAGTTTATGAACATATACGACGAATTGAAGTGGCGCGGACTGGTGAATCAGGTGACGGACGAAGAAAAGGTCCGGGAATATCTTTCCACCCCCGGGGCCAGCATGTATTGCGGCTTCGACCCCACCGCCGAAAGCCTGCACGTGGGCAACCTGGTGCCGCTTCTGGGTCTTGCCCGCATGAAAAAGGCCGGGCATGTCCCCATCGTTCTCATGGGCGGAGCCACCGGCATGATCGGCGACCCCAGCGGCAAGGACAAGGAACGCGACCTGTCCAGCCGCGACGCCCTGGAGGAGCGCACCGCCAAGATCGTCTCCCAGGTACGCCGGTTTTTCGAGCGCGTCACGGGCGAGCGTCCGGAAGTGGTCAATAACTACGACTGGACCAAGGACATGACCGCCATCGAGCTGCTGCGCGACGTGGGCAAGTTCTACACGGTCAACTGGATGCTCCAGAAGGAGTCGGTCAAGGGCCGCATCGACCGTGACGACGTGGGTATTTCCTACACCGAGTTCAGCTACATGATCCTGCAGGGGCATGATTTCTACCACCTGCTCAAGACCCGTGGCACCCGTCTCCAGCTGGGCGGCGGTGACCAGTGGGGCAACATCACTTCCGGCTGTGAACTCATCCGCCGCAAGACCGCGGCCGAGGGCGAGCCCGAGGAAGGCTATGCCATGACCTTCCCGCTCATCACCACGGCTTCGGGCAAGAAGTTCGGCAAGAGCGAAAAGGGTGCGATCTTCCTGAATCCCGATCTCACCTCGCCCTATGCCTTCTACCAGTTCTGGGTCAATGCCGATGACCGCGACGTGGTCAAATACCTGAAGCTGTTCACCTTCCTGGGCCAGGAAGAGATCGCCGAACTGGAAAGGGCCGTGGAGGAGCGTCCGCACCTGCGCGAAGCCCAGAAGCGCCTGGCCGCCGAGGTCACCGAGATGATCCACGGCAAGCGCGAACTGGACCGCGTCATGGCCGCCACCGAAGCCTTGTTCGGCACGGGCGACATCAAGGCCGTGGATGCGGCGACCCTGCGTTCCGCCCTGGATTCCGCCCCCGCCTTCAACTACCCCAAGGGCAAGATTCCGGATTTGCCCCAGGTGCTGGTGGACCTGAACCTCTGCAAGTCCAAGGGAGCGGCTCGCAAGGACATTGCCGCCGGCGGCGTGTACATCAACGGTGAGCGCGTGGCCGAAGACCGGGACATCGTGGA of Salidesulfovibrio onnuriiensis contains these proteins:
- a CDS encoding CheR family methyltransferase, which codes for MDKDRRAGMVDPTVAAGKIAEAARASRSMCMFKTEMGDSEFERFSKLIHSEFGIKMPPSKKVLLQSRFQKRLRALGLQSYQEYCEYVFSPEGQDKERQHLVDVVTTNTTHFFREPKHYDILNEMVLPAVWKRHGTGKEILVWSAGCSSGEEPYTLAMVLSEFADRCQGFRFSILATDISREILQKAMRAVYALEKADEIPQEMKKKYVLKSKNPEKRLIKMDKLIRNRIRFSQLNFMENFRLQTPQDIIFCRNVVIYFDRATQEVLFSKFCDNLNPGGYLFIGHSESLSGMKLPLRQLAPTVFQRI
- a CDS encoding TIGR00282 family metallophosphoesterase, which codes for MRILFLGDVVGRPGRSALKRNLAAIRSEQSIDLVLANGENASGGIGLSSKSAKELFSAGVDFLTTGNHIWKFKDMYAFLDKEERIVRPANYPAGAPGRGWALFAPEGFPEMAVINLMGRTYMQALDCPFAAVERILEEIPESVRVRIVDFHAEATSEKQALAWMLDGRVSAVLGTHTHVQTNDARVLPQGTAYLTDLGMCGPLDSCLGMDPESIIKRFTGGLPQRFHVADGPTILQGAIFDLEESSGAANSISVWHMHIG
- the rny gene encoding ribonuclease Y, coding for MLTEIAIVGGGVSVGIATGYFLHRYISAKQIGDSKGLAERIVEEARKEAEALKKEVRVQAQDEIFAQKKELEKEIKSQENALKRQENRLQEKEERLERKLEKVADKESTVVELEKRLIKQEKHLEEFEQELEFKADDHERKLQEISGLTVEEARERLMTEIESRSRHEAAKMVRAIEMEAKETAAKKAKEVLSLALQRYSGDYASEQTVTAVTLPSEDMKGRIIGREGRNIRALEAATGVDLIIDDTPETVVLSAFSPLKREIAKQALERLIHDGRIHPARIEDIVRKVEQEMDVKLREIGEQATFDVGVHGIHPEVVRLLGQLHYRTSFSQNVLQHSMEVAFLCGIMAAELGLDEKEAKRAGLLHDIGKAVDHEIEGPHAIIGSDLAKKHGEHKDVVHAIAAHHEDVPPQSILANLVQAADSLSGARPGARKELLENYVKRLEELEGLATGFSGVSKAYAIQAGREIRVMVDADKVNDESTFLLCKDISQKIENNMTYPGQIRVTVIREKRAVGYAK
- the tyrS gene encoding tyrosine--tRNA ligase: MNIYDELKWRGLVNQVTDEEKVREYLSTPGASMYCGFDPTAESLHVGNLVPLLGLARMKKAGHVPIVLMGGATGMIGDPSGKDKERDLSSRDALEERTAKIVSQVRRFFERVTGERPEVVNNYDWTKDMTAIELLRDVGKFYTVNWMLQKESVKGRIDRDDVGISYTEFSYMILQGHDFYHLLKTRGTRLQLGGGDQWGNITSGCELIRRKTAAEGEPEEGYAMTFPLITTASGKKFGKSEKGAIFLNPDLTSPYAFYQFWVNADDRDVVKYLKLFTFLGQEEIAELERAVEERPHLREAQKRLAAEVTEMIHGKRELDRVMAATEALFGTGDIKAVDAATLRSALDSAPAFNYPKGKIPDLPQVLVDLNLCKSKGAARKDIAAGGVYINGERVAEDRDIVEADFIGGEALVIRKGKKNYGLVTQL